The following coding sequences lie in one Cronobacter universalis NCTC 9529 genomic window:
- the ileS gene encoding isoleucine--tRNA ligase, giving the protein MSDYKSTLNLPETGFPMRGDLAKREPGMLARWTDDDLYGIIRAAKKGKKTFILHDGPPYANGSIHIGHSVNKILKDIIVKSKGLAGYDSPYVPGWDCHGLPIELKVEQEFGKPGEKFTAAEFRAKCREYAATQVDGQRKDFIRLGVLGDWSHPYLTMDFKTEANIIRALGKIIGNGHLHKGAKPVHWCVDCRSALAEAEVEYYDKTSPSIDVAFNAVDAAAVAAKFGAQNVNGPVSLVIWTTTPWTLPANRAISLHAEIDYVLVQIEGQALIVAKDLLESVMKRINVADYTVLGETKGAQLELMRFTHPFMGFDVPAILGEHVTLDAGTGAVHTAGGHGPDDYTISQKYGLEIANPVGPDGAYLPGTYPGLDGVNVFKANDQIVELLREKGALLNVAKLLHSYPCCWRHKTPIIFRATPQWFVSMDQKGLRAQSLKEIKGVQWIPDWGQARIESMVANRPDWCISRQRTWGVPMSLFVHKETQELHPRTLELMEEVAKRVEQDGIQAWWDLDPRDIMGDDADVYEKVPDTLDVWFDSGSTHSSVVDVRPEFSGHAADMYLEGSDQHRGWFMSSLMISTAMKGKAPYRQVLTHGFTVDGQGRKMSKSIGNTVSPQDVMNKLGADILRLWVASTDYTGEMAVSDEILKRAADAYRRIRNTARFLLANLNGFDPAKDMVKPEEMVVLDRWAVGCAKAAQDDIVKAYEAYDFHEVVQRLMRFCSIEMGSFYLDIIKDRQYTAKADSVARRSCQTALYHISEALVRWMAPILSFTADEVWGYLPGEREKYVFTGEWYDDLFGLADTEAMNDAYWDALLKVRGEVNKVIEQARADKKIGGSLEAAVTLYAEPELAAKLTALGEELRFVLLTSQAKVEDYASAAADAQQSELLKGLKVALAKAEGEKCPRCWHYTTDVGKVAEHAEICGRCVSNVAGDGEKRKFA; this is encoded by the coding sequence ATGAGTGACTATAAATCAACCCTGAATTTGCCGGAAACAGGGTTCCCGATGCGCGGCGATCTCGCCAAACGCGAACCGGGAATGCTGGCGCGTTGGACCGATGATGACCTCTACGGCATCATCCGTGCAGCCAAAAAAGGCAAAAAAACCTTCATTCTGCATGACGGCCCTCCTTATGCGAATGGCAGCATTCATATTGGTCACTCGGTTAACAAGATTCTGAAAGACATTATCGTGAAGTCCAAAGGGCTTGCCGGTTATGACTCTCCGTACGTGCCGGGCTGGGACTGCCACGGTCTGCCGATCGAGCTGAAAGTGGAGCAAGAGTTTGGCAAGCCGGGTGAGAAATTCACCGCGGCCGAATTCCGCGCCAAATGCCGTGAATACGCGGCGACCCAGGTTGACGGCCAGCGTAAAGACTTTATCCGTCTGGGCGTGCTCGGCGACTGGTCGCACCCGTACCTGACCATGGATTTCAAAACCGAAGCCAACATCATCCGCGCGCTCGGTAAAATCATCGGCAACGGCCACTTGCACAAAGGCGCCAAGCCGGTGCACTGGTGCGTCGACTGCCGCTCCGCGCTGGCTGAAGCGGAAGTGGAGTATTACGACAAAACCTCGCCTTCTATCGACGTCGCCTTTAACGCAGTAGACGCGGCGGCGGTCGCGGCGAAGTTTGGCGCGCAAAACGTCAACGGCCCGGTATCGCTGGTTATCTGGACCACCACTCCGTGGACGCTGCCGGCGAACCGCGCTATCTCCTTGCACGCTGAGATCGACTATGTGCTGGTGCAGATTGAAGGCCAGGCGCTGATCGTGGCGAAAGATCTGCTTGAAAGCGTGATGAAGCGCATCAACGTCGCCGATTACACCGTGCTTGGCGAAACCAAAGGCGCGCAGCTTGAGCTGATGCGCTTTACGCACCCGTTCATGGGCTTTGACGTTCCGGCTATTCTCGGCGAGCACGTAACGCTTGACGCCGGTACCGGCGCGGTGCATACCGCAGGCGGCCACGGCCCGGACGACTACACCATCAGCCAGAAATATGGTCTGGAGATTGCGAATCCGGTCGGCCCGGACGGCGCGTATCTGCCGGGCACATACCCAGGTCTGGACGGCGTTAACGTCTTCAAAGCGAACGATCAGATTGTTGAGCTGCTGCGTGAAAAAGGCGCGCTGCTGAATGTCGCGAAGCTGCTGCACAGTTATCCGTGCTGCTGGCGCCACAAAACGCCGATCATCTTCCGCGCCACGCCGCAGTGGTTCGTGAGCATGGATCAAAAAGGCCTGCGCGCGCAGTCGCTGAAAGAGATTAAAGGCGTGCAGTGGATCCCGGACTGGGGCCAGGCGCGTATCGAGTCGATGGTCGCCAACCGCCCGGACTGGTGTATCTCCCGTCAGCGCACCTGGGGCGTGCCGATGTCCCTGTTCGTCCATAAAGAGACGCAGGAGCTGCACCCGCGCACGCTGGAGCTGATGGAAGAAGTCGCAAAACGCGTTGAGCAGGACGGCATTCAGGCGTGGTGGGATCTCGATCCGCGCGACATCATGGGCGATGACGCCGATGTTTATGAAAAAGTGCCGGATACGCTGGATGTATGGTTCGATTCCGGCTCTACCCACTCGTCTGTGGTTGACGTGCGCCCGGAGTTTTCCGGCCATGCGGCGGATATGTATCTCGAGGGCTCTGACCAGCATCGCGGCTGGTTTATGTCTTCGCTGATGATCTCCACCGCCATGAAAGGCAAAGCGCCGTACCGCCAGGTGCTGACCCACGGTTTCACCGTTGACGGTCAGGGCCGCAAGATGTCGAAATCCATCGGCAACACGGTCTCTCCGCAGGATGTAATGAACAAACTGGGCGCGGATATTCTGCGTCTGTGGGTGGCATCCACCGACTACACCGGCGAGATGGCGGTCTCTGACGAGATCTTAAAACGCGCCGCCGATGCGTATCGTCGTATCCGCAACACCGCGCGCTTCCTGCTGGCGAACCTGAATGGTTTCGATCCGGCGAAAGACATGGTGAAACCGGAAGAGATGGTCGTGCTGGATCGCTGGGCGGTCGGCTGCGCCAAAGCCGCGCAGGACGATATCGTGAAGGCGTATGAAGCGTACGATTTCCACGAAGTGGTGCAGCGCCTGATGCGCTTCTGCTCCATCGAAATGGGCTCGTTCTATCTCGATATCATCAAAGACCGTCAGTACACCGCGAAAGCCGACAGCGTGGCGCGCCGCAGCTGCCAGACCGCGCTTTATCACATCAGTGAGGCGCTGGTGCGCTGGATGGCGCCGATCCTCTCCTTCACCGCGGACGAAGTGTGGGGCTACCTGCCGGGCGAGCGCGAGAAGTACGTCTTTACCGGCGAATGGTACGACGACCTGTTTGGCCTTGCCGATACCGAAGCGATGAACGACGCTTACTGGGACGCGCTGCTGAAAGTGCGCGGCGAAGTGAACAAGGTGATTGAGCAGGCGCGTGCCGATAAGAAAATTGGCGGCTCGCTGGAAGCGGCGGTCACTCTGTACGCGGAGCCGGAGCTGGCGGCGAAACTCACCGCGCTTGGCGAGGAATTGCGATTTGTCCTGTTGACCTCGCAGGCGAAGGTTGAGGATTATGCCAGCGCCGCCGCGGATGCCCAGCAGAGCGAACTGCTCAAAGGGCTGAAAGTGGCGCTCGCAAAAGCCGAAGGTGAGAAGTGCCCGCGCTGCTGGCACTACACCACCGATGTCGGCAAGGTGGCGGAACACGCAGAAATCTGCGGTCGCTGTGTCAGCAACGTCGCCGGTGACGGCGAAAAACGTAAGTTTGCCTGA
- the lspA gene encoding signal peptidase II produces the protein MSKPILSTGLRWLWLVVVVLIVDLGSKALILQHFALGETVSLFPSLNLHYARNYGAAFSFLADKGGWQRWFFAGIAIGICVLLAVMMYRAKASQKLNNIAYALIIGGALGNLFDRLWHGFVVDMIDFYVGDWHFATFNLADTAICIGAALVVLEGFLPSKQKATA, from the coding sequence ATGAGTAAACCGATTCTTTCAACCGGTCTGCGCTGGCTGTGGCTGGTGGTGGTCGTGCTGATTGTCGATCTGGGTAGCAAGGCGTTAATCCTCCAGCATTTCGCGCTGGGGGAAACCGTCTCGCTGTTCCCGTCGCTCAATCTGCATTATGCGCGCAACTACGGCGCGGCGTTCAGCTTCCTCGCGGACAAAGGCGGCTGGCAGCGCTGGTTCTTCGCCGGTATCGCTATCGGTATCTGCGTGCTGCTGGCGGTCATGATGTATCGCGCGAAGGCGAGCCAGAAGCTCAACAATATTGCTTACGCGCTGATTATTGGCGGCGCGCTGGGCAATCTGTTTGACCGTCTGTGGCACGGCTTCGTGGTCGATATGATTGACTTCTATGTCGGCGACTGGCACTTCGCGACGTTCAACCTGGCCGACACCGCCATTTGTATCGGCGCGGCGTTAGTCGTGCTGGAAGGCTTCCTGCCTTCTAAACAGAAAGCCACGGCGTAA
- the ribF gene encoding bifunctional riboflavin kinase/FAD synthetase, with protein sequence MKLIRGIHNLTSEHHGCVLTIGNFDGVHRGHQALLAGLCEQGRERGLPVMVMIFEPQPLELFAADKAPARLTRLREKLRYLARCGVDYVLCIRFDRRFAALTAQNFVSDLLVERLGVKFLATGDDFRFGAGREGDFLLLQKAGREYGFEVTSTQTFCEEGVRISSTAVRQALAQDDLSLAENLLGRPFAISGRVVHGDALGRTIGFPTANLPLRRQVSPVKGVYAVEVLGISDKPLPGVANIGTRPTVAGLRQQLEVHLLDVAIDLYGRHIDVVLRKKIRNEQRFASLDELKAQIARDVITARDFFGLPTPA encoded by the coding sequence ATGAAGCTGATACGCGGCATACATAATCTCACCTCTGAGCATCACGGTTGCGTGCTGACCATCGGCAATTTCGATGGCGTGCATCGTGGTCACCAGGCTTTGCTTGCCGGGCTGTGCGAGCAGGGGCGCGAACGCGGCCTGCCCGTTATGGTCATGATATTCGAGCCGCAGCCGCTTGAACTTTTCGCGGCCGATAAAGCGCCTGCGCGGCTCACCCGGCTGCGCGAAAAGCTGCGCTATCTCGCCCGTTGCGGCGTGGATTACGTGCTGTGCATTCGCTTCGACCGCCGCTTTGCCGCGCTGACGGCCCAGAACTTCGTGAGCGATCTGCTGGTCGAGCGCCTCGGCGTGAAATTCCTCGCCACGGGTGACGATTTCCGCTTTGGCGCTGGTCGCGAAGGGGATTTCTTGTTATTACAGAAAGCCGGGCGCGAATATGGTTTTGAAGTCACCAGTACGCAAACGTTTTGCGAAGAGGGCGTGCGTATCAGCAGCACCGCCGTGCGCCAGGCGCTCGCGCAGGACGACTTAAGCCTCGCGGAAAACCTGCTCGGAAGGCCGTTCGCCATCTCCGGGCGCGTGGTCCACGGCGACGCGCTCGGGCGTACCATAGGTTTCCCGACGGCGAATTTACCGCTGCGCCGTCAGGTTTCGCCCGTCAAGGGCGTGTATGCGGTGGAAGTGCTGGGCATCAGCGATAAACCGCTGCCCGGCGTCGCCAATATCGGCACCCGCCCGACGGTGGCCGGCCTGCGTCAGCAGCTGGAAGTTCACTTGCTGGACGTTGCAATCGACCTCTACGGCCGCCATATAGATGTAGTGCTGCGTAAAAAAATACGCAATGAACAGCGGTTTGCCTCGCTTGATGAACTCAAGGCGCAAATCGCCAGAGACGTGATCACCGCCCGCGACTTTTTTGGGCTACCGACACCGGCGTAA